Proteins from one Triticum aestivum cultivar Chinese Spring chromosome 7A, IWGSC CS RefSeq v2.1, whole genome shotgun sequence genomic window:
- the LOC123148856 gene encoding copper transport protein ATX1: MASETVVLKVAMSCGGCSGAVKRVLTKMEGVESFDIDMEQQKVTVKGNVKPEDVFQTVSKTGKKTAFWEAEATPAAAAAEAAPAAPAPEAAAPTADAAPAPEATPANTVA, encoded by the exons ATGGCCTCCGAG ACTGTTGTCCTCAAGGTGGCAATGTCCTGCGGAGGTTGCTCGGGGGCGGTTAAAAGGGTGCTCACCAAAATGGAAG GCGTCGAGAGCTTCGACATCGACATGGAGCAGCAGAAGGTGACCGTGAAGGGCAACGTCAAGCCAGAAGACGTTTTCCAGACGGTCTCCAAGACCGGGAAGAAGACCGCCTTCTGGGAGGCCGAAGCCACTCCGgccgctgctgccgctgaggcTGCGCCGGCCGCTCCTGCACCGGAGGCGGCTGCCCCGACAGCAGACGCCGCGCCTGCACCGGAGGCAACCCCGGCCAACACCGTCGCTTGA
- the LOC123154639 gene encoding germin-like protein 5-1: MAAATLLLALAVVALGSGHVVAFDPNPLQDFCVADPTSKVHENGVACKDPAVVVAEDFLFGGLDKPGGKTSKRFGFTANQVQIPGLNTLGESHVRLDVVPGGVFPVHYHPRAAETALVLEGSVYFGFVSSYPDNKLYAKVLRKGDVFAVPQGLVHFLYNNGTAPATLYASLSSQNPGLVLLGNSLFAGALPDDLVAKTLLTDQHTVQTIKANFRRP; this comes from the exons ATGGCTGCTGCGACATTGCTCTTGGCGCTCGCCGTCGTCGCTCTCGGCTCCGGCCATGTCGTGGCTTTCGACCCTAACCCTCTCCAGGACTTCTGCGTCGCCGACCCCACGTCCAAAG TGCACGAGAACGGGGTGGCGTGCAAGGacccggcggtggtggtggcggaggactTCCTCTTCGGCGGCCTGGACAAGCCGGGCGGCAAGACGAGCAAGCGCTTCGGGTTCACGGCGAACCAGGTGCAGATCCCGGGCCTGAACACGCTGGGCGAGTCCCACGTCCGCCTCGACGTCGTGCCGGGCGGCGTCTTCCCGGTGCACTACCACCCGAGGGCGGCGGAGACGGCGCTGGTGCTGGAGGGCTCCGTCTACTTCGGCTTCGTCTCCTCCTACCCGGACAACAAGCTCTACGCCAAGGTGCTCCGCAAGGGCGACGTCTTCGCCGTGCCGCAGGGGCTCGTGCACTTCCTCTACAACAACGGCACCGCGCCGGCCACGCTCTACGCCTCCCTCAGCAGCCAGAACCCGGGGCTGGTGCTCCTCGGCAACTCGCTCTTCGCCGGGGCGCTCCCCGACGACCTCGTCGCCAAGACGCTCCTCACGGACCAGCACACCGTGCAGACCATCAAGGCTAACTTCCGGCGGCCTTGA